The region TTATAAGCAGGGCCGGGATCATGACCCAGGTGTCGTTGTCCCCGCCGCGGACATACGTTGGCGGCTCGGCTGAGGCGAGGAAGCCGCTGGGCGCGCTCGTCAGGATTTGCTCCGTCTGCGCGAGGTCAGACTCCAGCTGCAGTATTCGCTGGTCCAACTGGGCAAGCTGCTGCGCGAGACCGCCCTGAATTGCGCTGCTCGTTTCGCCCCATTCGTCGGTAATGGCCTCGCGGCGATCCTTCGCATCGCTCAACTGTTCTGCCAGCTCCGACCTCCGCGCCCGGAGCCAGCGCACGTCGCCGAGGCTGAGCGGGATCGAGATCGTCTGCGCCGGTACACCCGGCACCCCTTGGATGACGATCGCCCCTCCCACCGGAAGCCCCGGAGCCGTGGGCGCCGTTGCCTGCGCCGGCGGAGCTTCGACCTGGGTCTGCATGCCGATCTTCTACTGCGGCTCGGAGAGCATGCGCGCCTGGTCTCGAACCGGGACGGTCTTGCCCTCGCTCATCAGTCTGGTCACGAATCGCTGTCCTTCGGACACGCGCTCAACTTCGATCGCAATCGCCTCGACGGCCTGCTCGATCCGCTCCAGCCGTCCCGCCGTCTCCGGAGGAATCACGCTCCGCACTGGACCCGCGGCCGCGCGCTTCCACATCATGCGCGACGCGCCGACCGCCAGCGGCGCGAGCACGAAGATCGTGAAGACGATTCCGCCCGCGAGGACTTCGCCGGACGAAAAGCCACCGAACGCCCCCTCGGCCCGCGTCGAGGTGAGAAATCCCGCAGGGGCTCCGGTCAGCTGCCGGCCCGTTTCGGCAATGTCGGACTCGAGCTGGACGATACGCTCGTCGAGAACCGCGATCCGCTGCTCCAGACCAGCTTTGGTCGCACCATCCGCGCTTCGCACCTGCTCCGCCAGGTCCCTGCGCCTGCGACTCGCGGAGTTGAGCTGGGTGGACAGCTCCGACCGCCGCGCGCGGATCGCCGCGACTTCAGCGCGGGTCATCGGCATCGCGAGCGTCTGAGCAGCATTGCCCGGCCCGGCCTCGACACGGACGACAGCTTGAGGCGCCGGAGCGGGCTGCTCCACCGTTGGGTCTTGCATGAGCACCATTACGTAGGGATGGCGGGTTGGGTTACAGCGAAGTTAGCCCTGCTCCGTTTGAAGACTGTCAGATCCGTGCGTTCGCCCATTCGTTGTACGCGTACAGCGACGCCACGTCCGGAACGCGCATCGCTCAGCGCCGCCGTGCTCCGGCCACCATGAGCCCGCCACCTCCAACGATCAGCAGGACCCCGACCCACGGCGGGATCTCCGCCTTCCGCTTCGTCACTACCTCCACGGGCCCGACTGTCACTGTCTCGCTGTCCTTCGTGTAGCTGATCCGCATCGCGAGCAGCACGACGCCGACGACGATCAACAGCACGCCCAGCCACGAGATGGGTTTCACGTTGCCTCCGATGAATGGATTTCCTTCAGTCTCAGCCCCCGACGAGCTGCCGAAAGCGCGGATTCGTTCTGAGCTGAGCGAACACGGGGTGCAGTCGCGCCAGATTCCGACTCAGCGTGGACGGGACCGAAAGGAGCTGCTCGAGAATGGCGAGAGCCTCATCGTGCCGGCTCAACTCGGCCAGCGTTAACGCCCGGTAAAACAGGATGTCTCCCCCGAGCAGCGCATCCTTGCTCAAGGGCTTCAGGGCGACGGCCCGGTCGGAATCGGCCATGGCATTCCGCGCGTTTCCAAGTAGCAGGCTTGCGAGCCCGCGCTGGGAATAGAACTCGGCCTCGTCCGGGCGCTCCCGAATGCGAGCCGTAAGGAGCCGCTCGGCCGTGTCCGCGTAGGCGCGCGCCCGGCTCGCGTCGCCTCGTTCCCGAAAGAACCACGCTTTGTCCAGCATCACCTTCCCCCGCTCGCCAAAATCAGGCACCCATTCCAGCGCTGGGACCGCTTCCGCCATCACCGGATGGGATGTGAAGGGCCAACCCCACGCCAGCGCTGCGGCCGTGCGGTACGCCTTGTCCGGCGAGCGCTCCCAGGCCTCGAAGTAGATCCCGGTTGCAGCCGCGATGTCTCCGGTCCGGGCGAAATGCACATTCGCCTTTACGAGCAAAGCGTCCTGGATATCCGGGTTGACAATGAGGGCTCTGTCGGCCAGGCGGTCGGCCGCATCGTAGTCGCGTAGATACAGGTAAGTAGTGCCTGCATCCGCGATGTACGCGGCGGCACGCGGGTCCAACTCGACGGCGCGCGCCATCGTGGCAACCGATTCGCGCCATTTGCCGCTGCGCCGCTGAATGAAGGCCTTGAAGAAAAGGACGTCGGCGCTGTTCGGACGGCCTTTCTCCGCCGCGGCCAGCTCGCGCAGCGCGCTCTCGTAATCGAGGAAGCCGTGATAGTAATAGACTCCGAGAGCCTCATGGCCTTCCGACAGGTCCGGCTTCAAGGCGAGCGCTCTGTCCGCCGCCGCCTTCGCCAATCGCAGACGCTGAGCGCTGCGGTCTCCGTAAAACCAGTACAGCTCGGTGTGCGCAATCGAAAGCCGGGCGTAGGCGTGGGCAAACTCCGGGTCCAGAGCCACCGCGCGGTCGAGGAGCGATGACGCTTCACGAAGGGGCGGGACCTGAACCGTTCGCAAGAGCTCCGACGCGCGCAGGTACAACGCATACGCGTCCACGTTTTGCGTGAGCTTCGCAGCCAGCGCCTCGCGCTCCGGCTCGAGCAATGCCACGTTGAGCGCGTTCGCGACCTCGGTGGCTACCCTGGTCTGAACCTCGAACATTCCGGACAGCACCGTCTGATACGCCTCTCCCCAGACCTGCGTGGCATCGGACGCGCGGATGAGCGCGGGACTGACGCGCACGACCTCCTTCCCCGCAGCGTCCTTGTCCCAGCGCACCGTTCCGGTCAGCAGATATTGCACGCCCAGCTCCTGCGCGATCTGCTGCAGCGGCTTGTCACTTGCCGCATAGCTGCGCGCGCTCTGACGGCCGACGACGCGCAGGCCGCGCACCGACGAAAGGCGGTTCGTGATCTCCTCCGTCATGCCGTCCGTGAATTCCTGGCCGCTCTCACTGCCGCGGTTCTCGAACGGGAGCACCGCGAGCGCCGGCGTCGGGATCGCCTCGGCTGAGACCGACGAGGGACGAGTCACTTTCCAGGCGGCGAAAGCGAGTAGCGCCAGCGCGAGCGCGCCGGCCGCGATCGCGTACGAGCGGCGGGGAAATCGAACGTCCGCTTTCACGGAGCGGCGCGCGGTGGTCGGCGCCATGCCTCCGCTCGGAGTGGACAACGCGTCCAGCTCGTGCATGACTTCCGCGGCCGACTGCGGCCGGTCGGCTGGCCGCTTCTCGAGACACCACATCACAAGATTCGCCAGCATCGGCGGAATGGACGGCCGGCGCCGCGTGACGTGATCCGGAGTCTCGGTCACCTGCGCCGCCAGCATCGCCTGTGGCGACCGGCCCGGGAACGGCGTGCTGCCGCTCAACATCTCGTACGCCAGCACGCCGAGCGCGTAGATGTCCGCGCGATGATCCGTGTTCGGGTCCGCGGTCGCCTGCTCCGGCGCCATGTACGCGGGCGTGCCAAGCGCGACTCCGAGCGAGGTCAGGCTCACACCCCCGCTCGACGCGCTCACGGCCTTAGCCACACCGAAGTCGGTGACCATGGCCGATCCGCCGGAGATCAGCACATTCTCCGGTTTGATGTCGCGATGCACCACGCCGTTCTCGTGCGCGTACGACAGCGCGGACGCCACCTCGCGCAGCACGCGCACCGATTCCGACACGGGGAGCTCGCCGCCGCGCGCGAGCTTCGCGCGCAGTGATTCGCCTTTCACGAACGGCATGGTGAAGTACGGCAGTCCTTGCGTCTCGCCGGCGGACAGCAGCGGCACGATGTGCGGGTGCTGCAGCTGCGCCGCCAGCTGGATCTCGCGGCGGAACCGGTCGATGTTGACGGCCGCGGCCATGTCGGGCGGGAGAACCTTGACCACGACCTTGCGGCCCAGCGCCGCCTCGTGCGCCACGAACACGCGCGACATGCCGCCACCGCCGAGCTCCTGCTCGAGGGTGAGGCCGTCGCCCAGCGTCTTCTGGAGCTGCTCGCGGAGCTCGGTCATTCGGGCCCTGACTTCGGGATGAGCGGGTTCAGCACGGCCCCACTATACAGTCCGGGACTGTCTCGCGGAATGTGGCTAATGCAGATGCTTCTCCCGCGCGCCCATGTCCTCCCGCTCGAGCTGCACGGTCACGTGCTCGATCCCGAACAGCCGCATCGCGGCATGGATGTGCTCCAGCACGTGCTGCTGCCGCTCGGGCTCGCGGACCACCGCGTGCGCGCTCATCGCGACCATTCCCGAACTCACCGACCAGATGTGCAGGTCGTGCACTGACTCGATTCCGGGGATCGCTTCCAGCTGCGCGCGCACCGCGCCCGGCGGGGTGTGCGCCGGCGCGGATTCCAGCAGCACGTCCACCGACTCGCGCACCAGATTCCACGCGCCGCGGATGATCAGCGCCGTCGTGAGCAACGACGCGAGCGGATCGGCCGGAAGCCAGCCCGTCGCCCAGATGATGACCGCCGCGGCCACCGTGCCGACCGACGCGAGCATGTCGCTGAGCACGTGCAGGTACGCGCCGCGGACGTTGAGGCTGGACTCCGACGCGGGGTGCAGCACCCGCGCCGCCGCGATGTTGGCGAGCAAACCGAGCACCGCGATGGTCAGCATCACGCCGCCGGCGATCGGTTCCGGCGTGGCGAAGCGGGCGAACGACTCCCAGATGATCCACGCCGAGAGCAGGAACAGCGTGACGCCGTTGATCAGCGCCGCCAGGATCTCCCACCGCAGGTAGCCGTACGTCCTGTGGGACGTGCGCGGCAAATGGGCGAACCACGCGACGAACAGCGAGAGGCTCAGCGCGGCGACGTCGGTGAGCATGTGCCCGGCGTCGGCGAGCAGCGCGATCGAGTTGCTCAGAATGCCGCCGATCACTTCGGCGATCAGCAGCGTGGCCGTGATCGCCAGCGCCACCTTCAGCCGCGAGGAGTCCTCGTGAGCGTGCGAATGCCCGGCGTGGCCCATGCGTCAGATGCCTCCTACGCCGCCTTCATTAGGGGCGCGACAGACAGTAAGTTCCATCCGTGCTCGGAAGGCTATCCGCCATTGTGGTTCTCGTGCTCCTGAACGGTTTCTTCGTCGGCGCCGAGTTCGCTCTCGTACGCTCGCGACGCAACCGGCTGGAGGCGATGGTTCGCACCGGTGACCGCCTCGCCCGAGTGGCGTTGCGGGCATCCTCAAATATCTCCGGGCTGCTGCCCGCGAGCCAGCTTGGAGTGACGCTGTCGAGCCTGGCGCTCGGCTGGGTCGCGCAATCGATGATGACCGACGTGCTGGCGTCGCTCCCCGCCGGCGCGGAGATCCCAGCCCGCGTGACGATCGCCGCGCTGATCGCGTTCGCCGCCGCGAGCTACGTGCACGTCGTGTTCGGCGAGCTGGTGCCGAAAGCCGCGGCGCTCAATCACCCGGAGCGGCTCGCGAAATGGCTCGTGCCGCCGCTGGTGCTGTTCGCGTCGCTCGCGCGCCCCTTCCTGTGGATCATCAACCGCACGTCCAACTACACGCTGCGGCTGTTCGGGCTGCACACGCTCCCCGGCGAGGACAGCGTCCACTCGCCCGACGAGCTGCGCATCCTCGTCGAGCAGGCGCAGGAAGGGGGCGCGATCGAGGCGCAGGACGCCGACATGATCGACGCCGTGCTCGAGTTCTCCGAGAAGAACGCCAGCGACGTCATGACGCCGCGCACCGAGGTCGCCGCGTTCGCGCTGGACGCATCGCTCGACGACGTGCTCGCGACCGTCGAGGACAAGGGATACTCCAGGTACCCTGTGTACGAGGACAGCATCGACAACATCGTCGGGCTCATCCTCACCAAGGACATCCTCATCGAGGCCGTGCGGCGGCGGAACAGCTTCTCGCTCCAGGCGGTCATGCGGCCGGTGCACATGGTCCCCGGATCGCGCGAGGTGGAGGACGTGCTGGCCGACTTCAAGCGGCTCAAGGAGCACATGGCGGTCGTGCTCGACGAGTTCGGCGGGACCGCCGGCGTCGTCACGATGGAAGACCTGCTGGAGGAGATCGTCGGCGAGATCCTCGACGAGTACGACGATCCCGCGGAGAAGCCGGTCGAGACGCGCGGGGGAGAGACGCTGGTGCCCGGCAGCACGCACATCACCGACTTGAACGAGCGCTTCGCCCTGGAAGTCCCCGACGAGGACTACACCACCATCGGTGGCTACGTCTTCGGCACGCTCGGCAGGCTTCCCGCGAACGGCGACCGCGTCACCGCCGGCGGTGCGATCTTCACCGTGCGGGAGATGGACGGCCGCCGGATCGAGACGCTGGCCGTGGATCTCCATACGGTGGGCGATCGGCGCGCGGCCGAGCGCGAGCAGTCAGCTCCGCGCACAACAGCAGCGCCTGGATGAAGCTGGCCGGGTCCGCGATCCCGCGGCCCGCGATGTCCAGCGCCGTGCCGTGGTCGGGTGAAGTTCGCGGGAACGGCAGCCCGAGCGTCACGTTCACCGCCGAGCCGAACGACGCGACCTTGATGGCCGTCATGCCGACGTCGTGGTACGGCGCGACGACGGCGTCGAATTCTCCTCGCATCGCGCGCACGAACACGGTGTCCGCCGGGTAGGGCCCGGCTATTCCGGACGCGCGCGCGGCCGGCGCGAGCACGTCCTCGTCCTCTTCCCCGAACCGCCGCCCGTCGCCGCCGTGCGGGTTCAGCGCGCACAGGGCGATCCGCGGCTCCGCGATCGAGAACCATTCGATCAGACCCTCGCGCGTGATTCTCGCGGCCCGGCTGATTGCATCCGCGGTGACCGCCGCGGGGACGTCGCGCAGCGCGAGGTGCGTCGTCGCGAGCACCACCCGCAACGGATGGGTGCCGGCGCCCGCGGCGCCGGTCGAGGTCAGCATCATCGCGACCTCGCTCCCCGTGAGGGCGCCCAGCATCTCGGTGTGGCCCGGGTAGTCGAACCCGCCGGCGAGCAGCGCCGCCTTGTCGATCGGCGCGGTGACGATCCCCTGCACTTCGCCCGCGAGCGCGAGCGCCACGGCGCGCTCGATGGCCGCGCCGCTCAGCGCGCCCGCCAGATCTGACCCATCACCGGTGTGCCATTCACCGGCGACCTCACCCAACTCGAGACCGATACCCGTCGGCCCAATCACCATAACGTCACAGCGCTCGACGACACGCGGGTCGTCGAGCGCTCTGCGTATTATCTCGGGGCCGATCCCGCGCGGATCACCCGCGGTGACAGCCAGCCGCGGTCGCACCTACAATCGCAGCGACACGAAGGTCTCCCGCCGCAGGGAGTCCAGCAGCGCGCGGGTCGCGCGCTCGGCGATGAGCTGCTGCCGGATCTGGTCGCGCACGTCCTGCACGCTGTACTCGCCGCCTTCCGTCATGCTCACGAGCTCGAGCACGGCGAACTTCACCGCCAGGCCCGCGCCGAGCTGGAAGGGATCGGTTATCGCGCCCGCCGTCTTGCCGGCGACGGCCGCCTGGTACGACGCCGGGAGCGAGTCGCGCGGGTACGGCTGGAGGATGCCGCGCTCCTCCGTCGCGTCGTGGTGCCGCTGCACGAGCTGCTCGAAGTCCGCGCCCCGCCGCCACTGCGCGGCGACGCTGTCCGCTTCCACGCGCGCCCGTTCCACGTCCCCCGAGTCAATCTCGGGACGGATGAGGATGTGCCGCGCCTTGACCTCCGCGGGCTGGATCCGATCCACGCGAATGATGTGGTAGCCGAAGGCGGTCTCGACAATCGGACTCACCCGTCCCGGAGGCAGCGCGAAAATCGCGCGCTCGAATTCCGCGACGAGCCCGGAACCGCGCCTGTTCCAGCCGATGTCGCCGCCCAGCTCCTTGCTCGCGGGATCCATGGACTCGCGGCGGGCGATCTGCTCGAAGTCGCCGCCCGCGCGGATCTCGGCGAGCAGCGAATCGGCCTTCGCGCGCGCCCTGGCCTTGGCGGCGTCGGACGGCTTCGGCGCGACGACGATCTGCCGGAACGTCACCGACGCCGGCCGCCGGCTCAGCCGCTCGCGGCTGGCCTGGAATGCCGCGTCCACCTCGGCCTCCGTCACCGTCGCCGGACGCAGCCGCTTGCGCAGCTCCTCGAACGTCCGCTGCTGCAGCATCTGGCGCCGGACCTGATCCACCAGGGTTCTGCGATACTCCTCCGGCGTTCCGAACCCGGCCTCGCGCAGCTCGCGCCTGAACTCCACGTCGCTGGGAAACTGCTCCTTGATGCGGCGGATCTGATCGTCCACCATCGGCGCGGTCTCTTCGTCCGTGACTTCGATCTTGAGCAGAGCCGCCTTCTGCACGAGGATCTCGGCGTCGACCAGCTCGTCGAGCGTCTCGCGCGCGATGGCCATCTGTCCGGCCGAGTCGCCGGGAAAGACCAGTCCCTGCGCGCGCTTCTGATTCACGGCGACCAGAACGTCGCTCCAGAGGACGGGCTGGTTGCCGACTACCGCCACGATCCGGTCGACCGGCAGCGACGTGCCCGGACGCTGGAGCGCCGGCACCGTGTCCTGCGCCGAAGCAGCCGCCGGGATCGCCAGCGTCACAGCTACCGCCAACGCCGCGGCGGAGGGGATATTGAATGTCATCTTGCGCAATACCCCTTCGGGCGATGCCGGTTCGATCACTGGCCGGGCGGGGGCGCCGGCGCGGGGCGGGCCTCGAGCTGCGCGCCATCCGGTGCGCCGGGCATCGGAACGGCCGAGGGCGGCTGCTGAGCCGTGCGAGTCGAATCCACCGACGCGCGAATGCGCACTGCCTGCTGGAGCGTGCGGTCCAGCCCCGCGCTATTGACCGCGTGCGAGTACCTGGCCCGGAGCACCGCTTCCACCGGCGGAGGCACGTTCACGAACGGGGCTTCGTCCGCGAGCACGCGCGCGAAGTACCGGTCCGCGCGCGCCGTCGCGAGACGAACGCGCTCCTCCTTGGTCGACGCGCTGTCGGCGAGCATCTCCGGAGAGACGCCGAGCTGGGTCCACTCGTTCACGACTTCGGCGACGAACGCCTGGCGCGTGTTGACGAGCTCCGTGGAATCGACGGTGATGCCCGCGCTGTCCGCGGAGCGCAGCACCAGCTCGTTGCGGACGAAGTTCTTGATGAACTGTGTGACGACCGAATCCGGCGCCGCGATCAGCCGCGACTGCACCTGCTGCTGCGGCGGGAACGTCGCCATCCAGCGCACCAGCTTGGCCGCCGTGAACGACCCCAGCACCGAAGTGGCGAGCACCGCCCGGTCTTTCACGTGCCCGTCGGGGTCGGCCGCCACGGCGCGCGCCGTGGCGGGCGCGCTCTTCTTCACACTGATCTTCGAAGCCGAATCCATCCGCGCCATGTACGTGCTCTCCGCCGCCTGCATGCTCTGCGCGCGGCTGGCCTGCAGGAACTCCTCCCGCACCTCCTCGAACGTCGGGCGGCGGATGATGTGGTAGCCGATCGCCGTCTCGACGATGGGCGAGATCTCGCCCGGCTGCAGCGCGATCAGCGCGTTCTGGAACTCTGGGACCATCGCTGCGCGGGGAAAGACGCCGAGGCTGCCGCCCTGCGCGCCCGACTGCGTGTCCTCGCTGTTGTTCGCCGCCAAAGAGGCGAAGTTCGACGCGGTGAGCCGCGAGCGTACCTGCCGCGCCCGGGCGAGCGCGTTCCGCTTGGCGCTGTCCGGCTTGTTCTGCGTGAGGAACAGGATGTGGCTGGCGGCGAGCAGGTCCCCGGCCGCGTACCTGCGCGGCGCGGCGGCGGTGTCCACGCGGCCCCAGTCTCGGGAGATCTGCGTGAACCACTTCTGCGCGCGCTGATTCGCGAACAGCGACCACATCGCGCTGTCGATAGTAGCGGGCTGGTTGAGCGAGTCCCCGTCCGCGGCGGCGAGCGCCAGCAGCTGATAGTTGACCCACACGTCGGCCACCGTGCGGATCACGTCCTTGCGGACCGGAGCCTGCGAGGAGCCGATGAGCTGCGCCAGGCGCGCGGCGCTGAGCTGGTTGGACTCCGCCCGGGCGGCGGTGTCGGTGTGGGCGGTGAGTGCGTCGCGCATCCCCTCACAACCGGAGAGCAGCGTCAGCGCGAGGACGGCGAGTGCGATAGGGCGAATCATGTTGTCGAGCGGCTCCAGAAAGTTTGGCTACGGGCGAAGCTTCGTGAGGGCGCGAACGAGTCCATCGAGGAGCGTGGAGCCGCCAAGCCGGGTCAGCTTCAGAGACAGCGGGTGCGTCCGTCGCACTTCCGCCGAGAACTGCACGTCCTGAAACGCCGCCGCGAGACCCTTCACGCGCGGAACGGCATAATCTCTAAAGGTAATACGGGCCTCCGCGCCCCGCACGAAGATGGACTCGATCTCGAGCGCGCCCCCTAGGACGCGCAGCAGGCTGGTGGCAAAGAACCCCTCCGCCGCCGGCGGCAGCGGACCGAACCGGTCGCGCACTTCCTGCCGCACCTGTTCGACATCCGCGGCTTCGGTAAGGTTCGTCAGCCTGCGATATATGTCGAGCTTGGCGTCCTGCGAGGGTATGTAGTCGTCGGGCAGGAAGGCCGGCGCGTCGAGCGACACCTCCGCGGGCTGGAGCTTGGGGCCGGTGTCGCCGCGCAGCATGCGGCGCACCGTCTCGTCGAGCAGCCGCAGATACATGTCGAACCCGACGGCCTGCACGAACCCCGACTGCTCCGGCCCAAGCAGGTTGCCCGCGCCGCGCAGCTCCATGTCCTTGAGCGCGATGCGGTAGCCGGAGCCGAGCTCGGTGTGGTGCTCCAGGATCTTCAGCCGCCGGTTCGCCTCTTCGTCCACGGTCTCCGGCACGAGGAGGTAGCAGTACGCCCGGCGGTGCGAGCGGCCGACGCGGCCGCGGAGCTGGTACAGCTGCGCGAGGCCCAGCGTGTCGGCCCGGTTCACGAACATCGTGTTGGCGTTGGGCACGTCCAGCCCCGACTCGACGATCATCGTCGAGACCAGGATGTCCAGCTCCTCGTTGACGAACCTGCGCATGACGGATTCGAGGTCGCGCTCGCGCATCTGCCCGTGCGCCACGCCGATGCGCGCGCGCGGGGCGAGCCGCTGCACGTGGTCGGCGACCGCTTGAATGGTCTCGATCCGGTTGTGCACGAAGAACACCTGGCCGCCGCGGTCCAGCTCGCGCGCGATCCCCTCTTCCAGCAGGCCGTCGTCCCACGGCTCGACGAACGTGAGCACCGGCGAGCGGTCGCGCGGCGCGGTCTGCATCAGCGTCATGTCACGCAGCCCGGCGAGCGAGAGATGCAGCGTCCGCGGGATCGGTGTCGCCGTGAGGGTGAGCGCGTCCGTCTGCAGCCGCAGCTGCTTCAGCCGCTCCTTGTGCTTCACCCCGAAGCGGTGCTCCTCGTCCACCACGATCAGCCCCAGCTCGCCGAAGTTGACGTCGGCGCTCAGCAGCCGGTGAGTTCCTATGACGATGTCCGCCTTCTTTTCCGCGATCTCCGCGAGCACTTCCGCCTGCTCCTTCGCGGTCTGGAACCGGCTCAGCGTGCGCACTGTCACGGGAAAATCGGCCAGCCGGTCGCCAAAGGTTCGCGCGTGCTGCTCGGCCAGGATCGTGGTGGGGACGAGCACCGCGACCTGGCGCCCCGACTGCACCGCCTTGAACGCGGCGCGCACGGCGACCTCCGTCTTGCCGTAGCCGACGTCGCCGACGAGCAGACGATCCATCGGCCGCGTCCCCTCCATGTCCGCCTTGACGTCCTCGGTCGCGCGCCGCTGGTCGGGCGTGTCCTCGAACAGGAACGACGATTCCAGCTGCCGCTGCCAGGCCGTATCCGGGACGTGCTGCGCGCGGGTGGCGATCTTGCGCCGCGCGTACAGGTCGAGCAGCTCCGCGGTCATCTCCTGAATCGCGGCCCGCGTTCGGTCGCGCTGCCGCGTCCACCGCTTTCCGCCCAGCTTGTGCAGGTGCGGCGGCGCCGCGTCGCCGTCGATGTCGTCCGAGGCGCGGAACCGCTCGAGCTGGTCAATCTTGTACAGCGGCACGTTGAGCCGGTCGCCGCCGGCGTACTCGATCACCGCGACCTCGACGGTGCTTTCCCGCACGAACAGCTTCTCCATGCCGCGGTAGATCCCGACGCCGTGCTCGAGATGCACCACGTAATCGCCCGGCTTGAGCGCGGCCCCCGAGTCGAACGCGCTGCCGCCGGAATACTTTCGCGCGCGCCGGATCCGCCGCTCGCGGCTGAATATCTCGTGGTCGGTGAGCACGCGAAGACCCGGATCGCTTCCGCGGGGCGGGACCACGAATCCCCGGTGCAGCACGCCGATCGCGAGCGCGGCGGGCGACGGCGGCCCCGGCCCGTCGTCGAGCAGCTCCTCCAGCCGCTCGGCCTGCCCCGCGT is a window of Gemmatimonadaceae bacterium DNA encoding:
- the mfd gene encoding transcription-repair coupling factor produces the protein MPLPLLLSAVEGLPSFTELLDRVPPPGLSARVAGLHGSSDAVLVSALSRRLERRLFVVVCEAVPEAERWLADMGAVADGESVAFYPPREAFGEAEPHAEVAGERVETLERMARGGIRVLLTTARAVMERTRLARALSAARLELRKGDVHRPTQLIEHLESIGFERVDMVDDVAQFSVRGGILDIYGFGMAEPVRLEFFGDEIAELRHFDVGSQRSTREAELALVLPVDGQVTTTTEEFERISIADLWPPDTVVVYPEGTKLDAELARTWDEAQHHIDLARRRGEDAPDREELYDRPEDVTRRLASFGSVALHSAASDGEDIVFPIRAPEAIARDIKQLRRTVRDGTPTVILCDNAGQAERLEELLDDGPGPPSPAALAIGVLHRGFVVPPRGSDPGLRVLTDHEIFSRERRIRRARKYSGGSAFDSGAALKPGDYVVHLEHGVGIYRGMEKLFVRESTVEVAVIEYAGGDRLNVPLYKIDQLERFRASDDIDGDAAPPHLHKLGGKRWTRQRDRTRAAIQEMTAELLDLYARRKIATRAQHVPDTAWQRQLESSFLFEDTPDQRRATEDVKADMEGTRPMDRLLVGDVGYGKTEVAVRAAFKAVQSGRQVAVLVPTTILAEQHARTFGDRLADFPVTVRTLSRFQTAKEQAEVLAEIAEKKADIVIGTHRLLSADVNFGELGLIVVDEEHRFGVKHKERLKQLRLQTDALTLTATPIPRTLHLSLAGLRDMTLMQTAPRDRSPVLTFVEPWDDGLLEEGIARELDRGGQVFFVHNRIETIQAVADHVQRLAPRARIGVAHGQMRERDLESVMRRFVNEELDILVSTMIVESGLDVPNANTMFVNRADTLGLAQLYQLRGRVGRSHRRAYCYLLVPETVDEEANRRLKILEHHTELGSGYRIALKDMELRGAGNLLGPEQSGFVQAVGFDMYLRLLDETVRRMLRGDTGPKLQPAEVSLDAPAFLPDDYIPSQDAKLDIYRRLTNLTEAADVEQVRQEVRDRFGPLPPAAEGFFATSLLRVLGGALEIESIFVRGAEARITFRDYAVPRVKGLAAAFQDVQFSAEVRRTHPLSLKLTRLGGSTLLDGLVRALTKLRP